In the genome of Alphaproteobacteria bacterium, the window TACGGCCTGGGCACGAAGTTCCCGTGGACCAAGATGGAAGAGCTCAAGGGCGTGAAGATCGGTGCTGCCGGTCCGAACCTTCCCTGGCTCGACTTTGCCGGTGCGGCAAAGGTCCAGACCAACCTGAACGAGGTCTACAACGCACTGCAGTCCGGTGTGTTCAACGGTGTGGTTATTTTCCCGGCGCCGTATTTCGGCTTCAAGTTCGGCGAAGTCGCGAAATACTACACGACCATGGGCTGGGGTTCGGTTGTCGCCTACCCGGTGACCGTCAACAACGACACGTGGGCGAAGCTGCCTGACTCCGTGAAGAAGATCATCACGGAAGAAACCGCTGTCTACAACGTGGCCGTTGAAGACGAAGGTGTCCGCAAGTTCTCCTCGGCTCTTGAGAACCTCAAGAAGCAGGGCGTCACGGTTCGTGACCTCGGCGACGAAGAGCGCGGCAAGATGGCCCGTGCGATCGAACCGTGGGTTCAGGAGAAGGCCGCCGAGTATGAGGCTCAGGGCGTTCCGGGCAAGGCCACCTTCCGTCGTCTGATGGAACTGGCTGTCGAGAACGGCGCCAAGCCTGTCTACAAGTACGCGATCAACTAAAATCGACCTTCATCGAATTGGGAAAGGGCGGCCCTCGGGTCGCCCTTTTTCGTTGCCGGGCAACATGAGGCTTGTCCAATTCGCGTAGCTGCCAAACAATTTCCGCAAACCTGGCGCTTTCATCGGCCCATACAATCGCAGTCGACCACAAGCACGCGGCCTTGCACCTGTCCGCGTGCTTGTGGTCGACTGTTCTCACGATCCAAAACAAAACAAATCTAAGGAGAGAAACTTGAAACATCCCACCAAATTTCTCGCAGCTGGCGCATTTGCCGCCGCCTTCGCATTCACTCAGAATGCCGCGGTAGCCGACAGCTTTACGCTGCGGATCGCAGCGGGCCATCCGGCCGCACCGCTCGCACAGGTCAACC includes:
- a CDS encoding C4-dicarboxylate TRAP transporter substrate-binding protein yields the protein MKARKHITTVAAAGVLAVAAAATTTSAVADSFTLRIAAGHPSAPLASVNQLNKTFVPNVTKRVAAETDHKVRFIEGYGGTIANLFEVLESTQKGLVDIGAMCSCFEPTKLFVHNLNYFNPFISGDPKIMGPTTRQIHKEFDYFYKVFSDNYNQTYIANGAFDDYGLGTKFPWTKMEELKGVKIGAAGPNLPWLDFAGAAKVQTNLNEVYNALQSGVFNGVVIFPAPYFGFKFGEVAKYYTTMGWGSVVAYPVTVNNDTWAKLPDSVKKIITEETAVYNVAVEDEGVRKFSSALENLKKQGVTVRDLGDEERGKMARAIEPWVQEKAAEYEAQGVPGKATFRRLMELAVENGAKPVYKYAIN